From one Rosa rugosa chromosome 4, drRosRugo1.1, whole genome shotgun sequence genomic stretch:
- the LOC133707469 gene encoding uncharacterized protein LOC133707469, protein MCIAVFIWQDHPLYPLLLLQNRDEYHNRPTKPVGWWEGCEILGGRDEVAGGTWLACSRGGRVALLTNVLELHTSPEAKSRGDLPVLFLESLKSPKEFAQELVKEAHQYNGFNLILADLQSKTMVYLSNRPKGEPILIQEVSPGIHVLSNAKLDSPWHKAQRLRLNFQKELIKYGEGEIPVKELIQKLMKDKVKADKSKLPRICELDWEYKLSSIFVEVDTPLGRYGTRSSAAVSVRQNGNVSFYESYLDNGIWKEGTVKYQIQKLK, encoded by the exons ATGTGTATAGCAGTGTTCATATGGCAAGACCACCCATTgtaccctctccttctcttgcAAAACAGAGATGAATACCACAACAG GCCTACGAAGCCGGTCGGATGGTGGGAAGGTTGTGAGATATTAGGCGGGAGAGATGAGGTTGCAGGAGGGACATGGCTGGCTTGTTCAAGAGGAGGGAGAGTTGCTTTGCTTACAAACGTGCTCGAGCTTCATACCTCACCGGAGGCAAAGAGCCGGGGAGACCTGCCTGTGCTTTTCTTAGAG AGCTTGAAGAGTCCAAAAGAATTTGCACAAGAGTTGGTTAAAGAGGCTCACCAGTATAATGGGTTTAACCTGATATTGGCAGATCTTCAATCCAAAACCATGGTTTACCTCTCCAACAGACCAAAAGGAGAGCCTATTCTCATTCAAGAGGTTTCTCCAGGCATTCATGTGCTTTCCAATGCAAAGCTTGACTCACCGTGGCACAAG GCCCAGCGCTTGCGGCTAAATTTTCAGAAAGAGCTTATCAAGTATGGAGAAGGTGAAATACCAGTGAAGGAACTGATCCAAAAACTAATGAAGGACAAAGTTAAAGCTGATAAAAGCAAATTACCTCGTATATGTGAACTCGACTGGGAGTATAAACTGAGCTCCATATTTGTTGAAGTTGACACTCCACTG GGACGCTATGGCACCAGGAGCAGTGCTGCAGTGTCAGTAAGACAAAATGGGAACGTGAGTTTTTATGAGAGCTATCTTGATAATGGCATTTGGAAGGAAGGGACTGTGAAGTACCAAATTCAGAAGCTGAAATAG